The Alosa sapidissima isolate fAloSap1 chromosome 16, fAloSap1.pri, whole genome shotgun sequence genome has a segment encoding these proteins:
- the fas gene encoding tumor necrosis factor receptor superfamily member 6 isoform X5, whose product MFKSVIVCVLVVFGLPLGQSLSCLSGNYSHDGKTCCLCPKGYFVYSHCDTANPQPKCDHCQTGSSYTAEANSQEKCEQCTVCNSKANLEEERHCTTTSDVICTCKKGYFCEGEHCKACHQCQECELGEEEPCTPRSNTVCKKHSAQRLAAADHPEQKIPLKGIDLKQFIGDIVDLLSWSDMVKVADRTGMDNVQVVRHKHDNPTAEEQTRSLLIAWIELQGLDQASETLCQTLRKCNLNQKADKIERLISPKVDV is encoded by the exons ATGTTTAAAAGTGTGATAGTCTGCGTACTG GTGGTCTTCGGTCTGCCATTGGGACAATCACTCAGCTGTCTATCTGGGAATTACAGTCACGACGGGAAGACATGCTGCCTATGTCCCAAGG gTTATTTTGTTTACAGCCACTGCGACACAGCCAACCCCCAGCCTAAATGTGACCATTGCCAAACAGGATCATCATATACTGCAGAGGCAAATTCCCAGGAAAAGTGTGAGCAGTGCACTGTATGCAACTCTAAAG CCAATCTAGAGGAGGAAAGACATTGTACAACCACATCTGACGTTATATGTACATGCAAGAAGGGTTACTTCTGCGAAGGGGAGCATTGTAAAGCATGTCATCAGTGTCAAGA ATGTGAGTTGGGAGAGGAGGAACCATGCACACCCAGGAGCAACACTGTCTGCAAGAAACATTCTG CCCAGAGGCTGGCAGCTGCAGATCATCCAGAG cAGAAAATACCGCTAAAAG GCATCGACTTGAAGCAATTCATAGGCGATATTGTTGACCTTCTGTCTTGGAGTGACATGGTGAAGGTTGCCGACAGGACTGGGATGGATAATGTCCAGGTGGTTCGACACAAGCACGACAATCCTACTGCAGAGGAGCAGACCAGAAGCCTTCTTATTGCCTGGATAGAACTGCAAGGTCTGGACCAAGCCAGTGAGACCCTCTGTCAAACACTCCGCAAGTGTAACTTGAACCAGAAGGCTGATAAGATTGAACGTCTCATCTCGCCAAAAGTTGATGTCTGA
- the fas gene encoding tumor necrosis factor receptor superfamily member 6 isoform X6, whose protein sequence is MFKSVIVCVLVVFGLPLGQSLSCLSGNYSHDGKTCCLCPKGYFVYSHCDTANPQPKCDHCQTGSSYTAEANSQEKCEQCTVCNSKANLEEERHCTTTSDVICTCKKGYFCEGEHCKACHQCQECELGEEEPCTPRSNTVCKKHSAQRLAAADHPEKIPLKGIDLKQFIGDIVDLLSWSDMVKVADRTGMDNVQVVRHKHDNPTAEEQTRSLLIAWIELQGLDQASETLCQTLRKCNLNQKADKIERLISPKVDV, encoded by the exons ATGTTTAAAAGTGTGATAGTCTGCGTACTG GTGGTCTTCGGTCTGCCATTGGGACAATCACTCAGCTGTCTATCTGGGAATTACAGTCACGACGGGAAGACATGCTGCCTATGTCCCAAGG gTTATTTTGTTTACAGCCACTGCGACACAGCCAACCCCCAGCCTAAATGTGACCATTGCCAAACAGGATCATCATATACTGCAGAGGCAAATTCCCAGGAAAAGTGTGAGCAGTGCACTGTATGCAACTCTAAAG CCAATCTAGAGGAGGAAAGACATTGTACAACCACATCTGACGTTATATGTACATGCAAGAAGGGTTACTTCTGCGAAGGGGAGCATTGTAAAGCATGTCATCAGTGTCAAGA ATGTGAGTTGGGAGAGGAGGAACCATGCACACCCAGGAGCAACACTGTCTGCAAGAAACATTCTG CCCAGAGGCTGGCAGCTGCAGATCATCCAGAG AAAATACCGCTAAAAG GCATCGACTTGAAGCAATTCATAGGCGATATTGTTGACCTTCTGTCTTGGAGTGACATGGTGAAGGTTGCCGACAGGACTGGGATGGATAATGTCCAGGTGGTTCGACACAAGCACGACAATCCTACTGCAGAGGAGCAGACCAGAAGCCTTCTTATTGCCTGGATAGAACTGCAAGGTCTGGACCAAGCCAGTGAGACCCTCTGTCAAACACTCCGCAAGTGTAACTTGAACCAGAAGGCTGATAAGATTGAACGTCTCATCTCGCCAAAAGTTGATGTCTGA
- the fas gene encoding tumor necrosis factor receptor superfamily member 6 isoform X4 gives MFKSVIVCVLVVFGLPLGQSLSCLSGNYSHDGKTCCLCPKGYFVYSHCDTANPQPKCDHCQTGSSYTAEANSQEKCEQCTVCNSKANLEEERHCTTTSDVICTCKKGYFCEGEHCKACHQCQECELGEEEPCTPRSNTVCKKHSDTAGIAIGAAVAVVVVVALICGALWWKKKFCFAQRLAAADHPEKIPLKGIDLKQFIGDIVDLLSWSDMVKVADRTGMDNVQVVRHKHDNPTAEEQTRSLLIAWIELQGLDQASETLCQTLRKCNLNQKADKIERLISPKVDV, from the exons ATGTTTAAAAGTGTGATAGTCTGCGTACTG GTGGTCTTCGGTCTGCCATTGGGACAATCACTCAGCTGTCTATCTGGGAATTACAGTCACGACGGGAAGACATGCTGCCTATGTCCCAAGG gTTATTTTGTTTACAGCCACTGCGACACAGCCAACCCCCAGCCTAAATGTGACCATTGCCAAACAGGATCATCATATACTGCAGAGGCAAATTCCCAGGAAAAGTGTGAGCAGTGCACTGTATGCAACTCTAAAG CCAATCTAGAGGAGGAAAGACATTGTACAACCACATCTGACGTTATATGTACATGCAAGAAGGGTTACTTCTGCGAAGGGGAGCATTGTAAAGCATGTCATCAGTGTCAAGA ATGTGAGTTGGGAGAGGAGGAACCATGCACACCCAGGAGCAACACTGTCTGCAAGAAACATTCTG ACACAGCTGGTATTGCTATtggtgctgctgttgctgttgttgttgttgttgctctgATTTGTGGTGCCCTTTGGTGGAAAAAGAAGTTTTGTTTTG CCCAGAGGCTGGCAGCTGCAGATCATCCAGAG AAAATACCGCTAAAAG GCATCGACTTGAAGCAATTCATAGGCGATATTGTTGACCTTCTGTCTTGGAGTGACATGGTGAAGGTTGCCGACAGGACTGGGATGGATAATGTCCAGGTGGTTCGACACAAGCACGACAATCCTACTGCAGAGGAGCAGACCAGAAGCCTTCTTATTGCCTGGATAGAACTGCAAGGTCTGGACCAAGCCAGTGAGACCCTCTGTCAAACACTCCGCAAGTGTAACTTGAACCAGAAGGCTGATAAGATTGAACGTCTCATCTCGCCAAAAGTTGATGTCTGA
- the fas gene encoding tumor necrosis factor receptor superfamily member 6 isoform X1, which yields MFKSVIVCVLVVFGLPLGQSLSCLSGNYSHDGKTCCLCPKGYFVYSHCDTANPQPKCDHCQTGSSYTAEANSQEKCEQCTVCNSKANLEEERHCTTTSDVICTCKKGYFCEGEHCKACHQCQECELGEEEPCTPRSNTVCKKHSGAKDTAGIAIGAAVAVVVVVALICGALWWKKKFCFAQRLAAADHPEQKIPLKGIDLKQFIGDIVDLLSWSDMVKVADRTGMDNVQVVRHKHDNPTAEEQTRSLLIAWIELQGLDQASETLCQTLRKCNLNQKADKIERLISPKVDV from the exons ATGTTTAAAAGTGTGATAGTCTGCGTACTG GTGGTCTTCGGTCTGCCATTGGGACAATCACTCAGCTGTCTATCTGGGAATTACAGTCACGACGGGAAGACATGCTGCCTATGTCCCAAGG gTTATTTTGTTTACAGCCACTGCGACACAGCCAACCCCCAGCCTAAATGTGACCATTGCCAAACAGGATCATCATATACTGCAGAGGCAAATTCCCAGGAAAAGTGTGAGCAGTGCACTGTATGCAACTCTAAAG CCAATCTAGAGGAGGAAAGACATTGTACAACCACATCTGACGTTATATGTACATGCAAGAAGGGTTACTTCTGCGAAGGGGAGCATTGTAAAGCATGTCATCAGTGTCAAGA ATGTGAGTTGGGAGAGGAGGAACCATGCACACCCAGGAGCAACACTGTCTGCAAGAAACATTCTGGTGCTAAGG ACACAGCTGGTATTGCTATtggtgctgctgttgctgttgttgttgttgttgctctgATTTGTGGTGCCCTTTGGTGGAAAAAGAAGTTTTGTTTTG CCCAGAGGCTGGCAGCTGCAGATCATCCAGAG cAGAAAATACCGCTAAAAG GCATCGACTTGAAGCAATTCATAGGCGATATTGTTGACCTTCTGTCTTGGAGTGACATGGTGAAGGTTGCCGACAGGACTGGGATGGATAATGTCCAGGTGGTTCGACACAAGCACGACAATCCTACTGCAGAGGAGCAGACCAGAAGCCTTCTTATTGCCTGGATAGAACTGCAAGGTCTGGACCAAGCCAGTGAGACCCTCTGTCAAACACTCCGCAAGTGTAACTTGAACCAGAAGGCTGATAAGATTGAACGTCTCATCTCGCCAAAAGTTGATGTCTGA
- the fas gene encoding tumor necrosis factor receptor superfamily member 6 isoform X2, whose amino-acid sequence MFKSVIVCVLVVFGLPLGQSLSCLSGNYSHDGKTCCLCPKGYFVYSHCDTANPQPKCDHCQTGSSYTAEANSQEKCEQCTVCNSKANLEEERHCTTTSDVICTCKKGYFCEGEHCKACHQCQECELGEEEPCTPRSNTVCKKHSGAKDTAGIAIGAAVAVVVVVALICGALWWKKKFCFAQRLAAADHPEKIPLKGIDLKQFIGDIVDLLSWSDMVKVADRTGMDNVQVVRHKHDNPTAEEQTRSLLIAWIELQGLDQASETLCQTLRKCNLNQKADKIERLISPKVDV is encoded by the exons ATGTTTAAAAGTGTGATAGTCTGCGTACTG GTGGTCTTCGGTCTGCCATTGGGACAATCACTCAGCTGTCTATCTGGGAATTACAGTCACGACGGGAAGACATGCTGCCTATGTCCCAAGG gTTATTTTGTTTACAGCCACTGCGACACAGCCAACCCCCAGCCTAAATGTGACCATTGCCAAACAGGATCATCATATACTGCAGAGGCAAATTCCCAGGAAAAGTGTGAGCAGTGCACTGTATGCAACTCTAAAG CCAATCTAGAGGAGGAAAGACATTGTACAACCACATCTGACGTTATATGTACATGCAAGAAGGGTTACTTCTGCGAAGGGGAGCATTGTAAAGCATGTCATCAGTGTCAAGA ATGTGAGTTGGGAGAGGAGGAACCATGCACACCCAGGAGCAACACTGTCTGCAAGAAACATTCTGGTGCTAAGG ACACAGCTGGTATTGCTATtggtgctgctgttgctgttgttgttgttgttgctctgATTTGTGGTGCCCTTTGGTGGAAAAAGAAGTTTTGTTTTG CCCAGAGGCTGGCAGCTGCAGATCATCCAGAG AAAATACCGCTAAAAG GCATCGACTTGAAGCAATTCATAGGCGATATTGTTGACCTTCTGTCTTGGAGTGACATGGTGAAGGTTGCCGACAGGACTGGGATGGATAATGTCCAGGTGGTTCGACACAAGCACGACAATCCTACTGCAGAGGAGCAGACCAGAAGCCTTCTTATTGCCTGGATAGAACTGCAAGGTCTGGACCAAGCCAGTGAGACCCTCTGTCAAACACTCCGCAAGTGTAACTTGAACCAGAAGGCTGATAAGATTGAACGTCTCATCTCGCCAAAAGTTGATGTCTGA
- the fas gene encoding tumor necrosis factor receptor superfamily member 6 isoform X3: MFKSVIVCVLVVFGLPLGQSLSCLSGNYSHDGKTCCLCPKGYFVYSHCDTANPQPKCDHCQTGSSYTAEANSQEKCEQCTVCNSKANLEEERHCTTTSDVICTCKKGYFCEGEHCKACHQCQECELGEEEPCTPRSNTVCKKHSDTAGIAIGAAVAVVVVVALICGALWWKKKFCFAQRLAAADHPEQKIPLKGIDLKQFIGDIVDLLSWSDMVKVADRTGMDNVQVVRHKHDNPTAEEQTRSLLIAWIELQGLDQASETLCQTLRKCNLNQKADKIERLISPKVDV, from the exons ATGTTTAAAAGTGTGATAGTCTGCGTACTG GTGGTCTTCGGTCTGCCATTGGGACAATCACTCAGCTGTCTATCTGGGAATTACAGTCACGACGGGAAGACATGCTGCCTATGTCCCAAGG gTTATTTTGTTTACAGCCACTGCGACACAGCCAACCCCCAGCCTAAATGTGACCATTGCCAAACAGGATCATCATATACTGCAGAGGCAAATTCCCAGGAAAAGTGTGAGCAGTGCACTGTATGCAACTCTAAAG CCAATCTAGAGGAGGAAAGACATTGTACAACCACATCTGACGTTATATGTACATGCAAGAAGGGTTACTTCTGCGAAGGGGAGCATTGTAAAGCATGTCATCAGTGTCAAGA ATGTGAGTTGGGAGAGGAGGAACCATGCACACCCAGGAGCAACACTGTCTGCAAGAAACATTCTG ACACAGCTGGTATTGCTATtggtgctgctgttgctgttgttgttgttgttgctctgATTTGTGGTGCCCTTTGGTGGAAAAAGAAGTTTTGTTTTG CCCAGAGGCTGGCAGCTGCAGATCATCCAGAG cAGAAAATACCGCTAAAAG GCATCGACTTGAAGCAATTCATAGGCGATATTGTTGACCTTCTGTCTTGGAGTGACATGGTGAAGGTTGCCGACAGGACTGGGATGGATAATGTCCAGGTGGTTCGACACAAGCACGACAATCCTACTGCAGAGGAGCAGACCAGAAGCCTTCTTATTGCCTGGATAGAACTGCAAGGTCTGGACCAAGCCAGTGAGACCCTCTGTCAAACACTCCGCAAGTGTAACTTGAACCAGAAGGCTGATAAGATTGAACGTCTCATCTCGCCAAAAGTTGATGTCTGA